DNA from Acidimicrobiia bacterium:
GTCGTCGTGACGAGGCGCCCACCTGGGATGGCGCTCGACATCCTGCGTGACGCGGCCCGCGTCGAGTTGTGGACGGACGACGCCGTCATGCCGCGCCACCGGCTTCTCGAAGCGGTCTCGCCGGCCGCCGGGCTGTACTGCATGCTGACGGACGAGGTCGACCGGGAGCTGCTCGACGCGGCACCGAACCTGCGGGTCGTGTCGACCATGGCCGTCGGCGTCGACAACGTCGACCTCGACGCATGCACCAAACGCCGAATCCCCGTCGGCCACACGCCGGACGTCCTCACCGAGACGACCGCCGACACGGCGTTCGCGCTTCTCCTCGCCGCGGCGCGCCGTGTCGTGGAGGGCGTCGACCACGTCAGAGACGGCAAGTGGCTGCGGTGGGAGCCCGGGCTGCTCTGGGGCGCAGACGTGCACTCGTCGGTGCTCGGGGTGGTCGGCTTCGGTCGCATCGGAGCTGCTGTGGCCCGCCGCGGCCTCGGATTCG
Protein-coding regions in this window:
- a CDS encoding D-glycerate dehydrogenase, with product MAQPHVVVTRRPPGMALDILRDAARVELWTDDAVMPRHRLLEAVSPAAGLYCMLTDEVDRELLDAAPNLRVVSTMAVGVDNVDLDACTKRRIPVGHTPDVLTETTADTAFALLLAAARRVVEGVDHVRDGKWLRWEPGLLWGADVHSSVLGVVGFGRIGAAVARRGLGFGMRVVTATRSGALRAGAPAGVEVVTLAELLTMSDHVVLAVPLSDETRHLIDDSALRTMKPTATLVNIARGGIVDHDALLVALREGTIAGAGLDVTDPEPIPSDHPLVALPNCVVIPHLGSSSAATRMAMAELAARNL